ttaagcatggcttcaagtccagggggtgtgttcctattattattgtaaaaattcccataagaattaccatagccgttgccattattataaggatatggcatatagttgttactagaattgttccggtaagcattgttgttgaaattattatttttaatgaagtttacatcaacatgttcttcttgtgcaaccaatgaagctaacggaacattattaggatcaacactaggcctaccattcacaagcatagacataatagcatcaatcttatcactcaaggaagaggtttcttcgacagaatttaccttcttaccttgtggagctctttccgtgtgccattcagagtagttgatcatcatattatcaagaagctttgttgcttcaccaagagtgatggacataaaggtacctccagcagctgaatccaataggttccgcgaagaaaaattcagtcctgcataaaaggtttggatgatcatccaagtagtcagtccatgtgttgggcaatttttaaccaaagatttcattctttcccatgcttgtgcaacatgttcagtatccaattgtttaaaattcattatgctactcctcaaagatataattttagcagggggataatatctaccaataaaagcatccttgcatttagtccatgaatcaatactattcttaggcagagatagcaaccaatctttagctcttcctcttaatgagaaagggaacaattttaattttataatgtcaccagctacatctttatatttttgcatttcacatagttcaacaaaattattgagatgggcagcagcatcatcagaactaacaccagaaaattgctctcgcataacaagatttagtaaagcaggtttaatttcaaagaattctgctgtagtagcaggtggagcaataggtgtgcataagaaatcattattatttgtggttgtgaagtcacacaacttagtattttcaggattacccattttagcaacagtaaataaaacaaactagataaagtaaatgcaagtaacaaatttttttgtgttttttatatagagtgcaagatagcaaataaagtaaaactagcaactaatttttttgtattttgatttagtgcagcaaacaaagtagtaaataaaactaagcaagacaaaaacaaagtaaagagattgggatgtggagactccccttgcagcgtgtcttgatctccccggcaacggcgccagaaaaagagcttgatacgcgtacaacacgcgtccgttgggaaccccaagaggaaggtgtgatgcgtacagcggcaagttttccctcagtatgaaaccaaggtttatcgaaccagtaggagccaagaagcacgttgaaggttgatggcggcgagatgtagtgcggcgcaacaccagggattccggcgccaacgtggaacctgcacaacacaaaccaagtactttgccccaacgaaacaaatgaggttgtcaatctcaccggcttgctgtaacaaaggattagatgtatagtgtggatgatgattgtttgcgaaaacaagagaacgattgcaagagattgtatttcagtaaagagaattggaccggggtccacagttcactagaggtgtctctcccataagataaacagcatgttgggtgaacaaattacagttgggcaattgacaaatagagagggcatgaccatgcacatacatattatgatgagtatagtgagatttaattgggcattacgacaaagtacatagaccgctatccagcatgcatctatgcctaaaaagtccaccttcaggttatcatccgaaccccctccagtattaagttgctaacaacagacaattgcattaagtattgcgcgtaatgtaatcagtaactacatcctcgaatatagcaccaatgttttatccctagtggcaacaacacatcgataatcttagagatttctgtcacttccccagattcacggagacatgaacccactatcgagcataaatactccctcttggagttacaagcatctacttggccagagcatctactagtaacggagagcatgcaagatcataaacaacacatagatataaattgataatcaacataacatagtattctctattcatcggatcccaacaaacacaacatatagaattacagatagatgatcttgatcatgttcggcagctcacaagacccgacaattaagcacaatggggagaagacaaccatctagctactgctatggacccatagtccaggggtagactactcactcatcactccggaggcgaccatggcagcgtagagtcctccgggagatgattcccctctccggcagggtaccggaggcgatctcctgaatcccccgagatgggattggcggtggcggcgtctctggaaggttttccgtatcgtggctctcggtactgggggtttcgcgacgaaggctatttgtaggcggaagggcaggtcaaggggcgtcacgagaggcccacactataggtcggcgcggccagggcttgggccgcgccgccctgtggtttggccacctcggggccccacttcgttgactcttcggtcttctggaagcttcgtggcaaaataggaccctgggcgttgatttcgtccaattccgagaatatttctttactaggatttctgaaaccaaaaacaagcagaacaaagaatcgacacttcggcatcttgttaatatgttagttccagaaaatgcacgaatatgacataaagtgtgcataaaacatgtagatatcatcaataatgtggcatggaacataagaaattatcgatacgtcggagacgtttcaaggggctgccgagggacacgatcaatcttagcaatcttagctcgcaaaagcttagagctaggtcaccttagcaatagccatctcgacgagatctcagccgaactattcggcaccccattgtaacccattatcatcataatcaagaacagacatgcaggacgtaagggttttacctcatcgagggccccgaacctgggtaaatcgctctccccgcttgtctgtgaaccgatgtctcgtgtcagcttgcaggattctgtcaaccctaagcccctatcggagggcattggcgagaagTACCCTCGACAACAAGGTATATACAAATGACGTCATGGATATtgtagtgtggtgcttgaagttgtggcagattatgacatgTGAATTTGACATTAGTGGAAGGTCATGCTTCACCATGCAACTataagatcaatggccaccaatatactaAAGACTATTATCTTGCCGATGGTATATATATCCAACAtgtgccacttttgtcaaaacaatcccgGCTCCATCAGGTTAGAAGAATTTCCACTTTGCttcgcgacaggaggcttgcaggaaggatatcGAGCGGACATTTGGTGTACTTGAAGCTCAATTTGCAATTGTctagtaccctgctctaagctggtctcacgatcaaatgtgggaggtgatgaatgcttgtgtgatcatgcacaacatgatcatcaaggatgaccgcaagaatcaggtCATgagacatgttggtccctatgagtatcaggaccctcttgcggaggttgatcatgagttgcttgtagattttgctgatttcctcgTCATGTACGTAGAGATCCGTGACATCAATATTCACTAGCAACTTGAAAATGGTCTCGTTGAGTatatgtggaggatcaaaggattatcagcaaatgacgcggcaccttgatctagccccatttattacatttgtttagttgttttattatttattttattttaattttaaaatAATTTTAATAAATATATTTATTTATATGCTATGTATAATAAATAGTTGTGTTTTCGAAAACTCTATAAAAAAATTGAAGGTGAGGTTTAGGGGACGTGGCGGCTGAGCGACGTCCCAAATGCTCGACGTGGCGGGCGTTTGGGACGCTTGGTTATGCTTCTTCAGCCCATAGAGGATCGGACAGAAACTGGGTCGAAGCCCAGGTAAAACCCAGACGGCTCATTCAGACCCGTGTCTGTCGAGATATCTCGGAAGCCCGAACGAAACATTCTTCCCCTTCCTTTCCCTTCGGCGGCTGCTCTTCTCTCTCGCGACCCACAAAACCCTCGAAAAGCAAAGGCGGCGGCGAGACATGGCGGAGGTCGAAGCCGTTGTTcctgtggcggtggcggcggcggagaccCCTGAGGTCGCGGCCGAGAGCGACGCGggtgcggcggaggcggcggccaaGGGGCCGCACAAGCTGCAGCGGCAGTGGACCTTCTGGTACGACATCCAGACCAAGCCCAAGCCCGGCGCCGCCTGGGGCAGCACGCTCAAGAAGGGCTACACCTTCGACACCGTCGAGGAGTTCTGGTGGTACGTGCGCGCGCTCCCCCCTCTCCTGCCCTCCTTACCCTATCCGATCAGATCTGATTTAGCCATCTAGACTCTCTGTTGGTTCCTATCCTCGGTGGCTATATCTGATTCAGGATTTTCGGTGCGAGAATATCAAGGTCTATGCCACCTTACGCGGTTACCCCAACAAATCCTATAAGAACATGGTTAACTTGTTAGGTTATTTTGAAGATATCTGTCGATTACACGATTGGCTGCTACAGATTTTAGATTTTACATCCGCGGGTAGATGGGTTTGTTTGCCTTTGGACAATACTACTATTTTGGTTCTGTGCGCGCTAGGTAGCACTGGTTAGAACGGCAATGTTAATGTTGGGATGAAGTGTACGGTACTATCCGTTCCTGCATTTGATAGTGGATTATTTCTCGTTATTTCTGCAGTTTCCATGGATTCTTAGGAACAATTTATATTTACGCCAACAAATCCTATAAGAACATGGTAAATTTGTTAGGTTATTTTGAAGATATTTGTCGATTACACGATTGGCTGCTACAAATTTTACATCCGTGGGTAGAGATGGGTTTGCCTTTGGACAACATTATTTTGGTTGCGTGCGCGCTAGGTAGCTTTGGTTAAATCATCCATGTTAATGTTTGGATGAACTATATGGTACTATTCTACTATTCCTTCCTGCATTTGATAGTCTAGTATATATTAAATTCCCCCAACTTTGTTGTTTCGTATTATCCCAGTTGAGCAGGCCAAGTTGTATATATTATTCCTTCTTACAACTTCCTCCTAACGATTTTTTGAAAGTGAAGACTTCTTATTAGTAGAAATAATTTATGTCTTCGTTTTGGAGTTGAACTAAATATGTCAACATGTGTACACGGGGTTTTGATGTTTATTATTAAGTCCAGTAGGTTATTTTTTTTATGTTGTGATAAACACAAGTTTCCACTTGAACCTGGAGAAATATTCCTAGATTGCTCTGATGGTTGGTTCTGTTAGGCACTCATTATTTGGTTCTCTATGTGCTCTTTTAGGCACTCTCTACACGTTAGTGTTTCGTTTTTAAAAAATGTGGGCAAGCCCTTTTATTGAAAATAATGATGTTATTTTGTAAAAATGATATCGGTTCGGTTTTATACCAAACAATCATAACGTACCTTGTGTATACAAACATGACCTAAAACCCCTAATGAAGTCATATTTAAGAGTAGCAGTATCTAATACACACAATTATTGTGTGCAGGAACTTATAATCAAATTCTGTTTCTATTATGCTGAACTTCTACCGCAGCATCTCTTCCTATTTTCTCTAGGATGTTGTTCGCTTCAATTATCCTATATGTTCCTGTAAGCTACAATTTCTTCTCAAACTTAAGCCTTGTTTCTTTGGCAGCTTGTATGATCAGATTTTCAAGCCAAGTAAGTTGCAAGGAAGTGCTGATTTTCATTTGTTCAAGGCTGGGGTTGAACCAAAGTGGGAAGACCCAGAGTGCGCAAATGGGGGAAAATGGACTGTGATATCCAGCAGAAAGCCCAACCTTGATACTATGTGGCTTGAAACCGTAAGTTTCTGTAGTTTTATTTTTTGGAGGTTCTTTAGAAATCTAATATGgtatttgcttttttttttttttttttttttttttgtatctgGCCCAGAGTTCCTTTCAAGGGAATTTGTTTGACTAACTTTGTAATCATGCAGTGCATGGCTTTGATTGGAGAGCAGTTTGATGAAAGCCAGGAAATTTGTGGAGTTGTTGCTAGTGTCCGCCAGAGACAGGATAAGCTTTCATTGTGGACCAAGACTGCAAGTAATGAAGCTGTTCAGGTTTGTTCTGAAACCTAAATCATTTTGCAAATCAACCTCACCAGTGTTTGTGTTATTCGTTTATTTTACTGTTTTGGTTCAAATGTTCTTGGAGACATTCATAATCTGTAGTCCAGTGCTCTGTCGCCTTGTCTATAGTCATCAATTAACATGCAGCTAGTTTTATTATAGTGCATTTTAATGTTCTTAATTTCAGAGTTTATTCTAAAACAACCTGAGTGGTCCACAGACCATAGCTCCAATAAATGCACGTGGCAACATAACAAGCTTTCAGTTAGAACTTAGGATCAAAAGCTTATAAGAATTTTGTAATAGTCATCTACATGGCATAGTATCGATTGGACAACCAACTTCAGAGTATACGATCCATGGACTCGTCTTCCTATCTCTTGGAAGTGAAAACGGTTCAGAACTATTTTGTTCTTTTTGAGTTTATTTAATGCCATTTAGCTGTCATGGACAGTACTTGTCTATTGTGTGGGCAAACCTAGTCTTTGTGGTGTCAGAGTGTTGCACTGAAGTGGTTGTCTGTGTCTGTGTCTGTGTCCTGCAAGTAGTTACAATACATCGGAACACTGTGTAGGCTATTAATGTATAACGTCAACATGCTTGTACCCACTGTGCATATATGCGAATTGGAAAAATATGCTCTTAAGTTTTATCTCTAGGAAAAGCATGAAGGCAAACATTTTGTGCTTTCCCTAAGAATTGGAATTTATTTATTACATCAACGGGAAAAGAGCTTACGATAAGAGCTTCTTTGTACAGATATGTGCCACATTATTTGCATTATGACCAACAAAAAAGAAACTAGAAATCCTGGACATAATAATGTTGCGCCTTCCCTTCCACACAGTACGAGACATTCGCCACGAATAGTACCTAGCCCCAGCCCGCAACTTTTGAACTGTTGCTTTTTAATCATGTTCAGATATTAACTCTCACTGTATTGAGTGCCCTCTTTCTTTTATTTTACAGGTAGACATTGGCAAGAAATGGAAGGACATTGTTGACTACAATGATAAGATGACCTACAGCTTCCATGTATGCCTCTTTTCTTATTTTCTCAATAGCGTATGCTGCTCAAGGCACCTGTAGAGAAATATTATATGTCCGGAGCTCACTCTATTTTGGTGTCATTCAAATACAGGACGACTCCAGAAGTCAGAAACCCAGCAGAGGTGGACGATACACCGTGTAAGGCTGCACATGATGAAGCTTGCAGCTCGGAGAAGTGGCAGATGTTCGAACAGCCTCGGCTGATGTTGTTTGAGGCAATTTTCCAATCTATTATGTTGTTTTGCGCTCTGATAGCTTGTGGTTAAGAGAATACAAAGTTATTGTATGCACTCAAATTTTCTCTCAGTACCCCTTGGTTTTGACAACCCAGAGGAGCAATTGTTTGTGGGATGTACGTGGATGCATACGTTCTCATACTTGAAATGTATTTGCTGTCTCTGCCAGCACATACATTTGCCATTTCTGCACCGCCTACTTCACAACACGTAGACCACATTTTGGTTATAGTATCTGACAGAAGGGTATTTTCCCTAGATGTCTACTCTAACCAAGTTGGCATAAAATTGTTTCGGTTCCTATCAATATGCCTGCTTAATAAGATCGAACATGTGTTGATACCTTGGTCCATTGATATTTGCCCCCACACAGAACTTGTTCTGTACTATTGGCGTTTGAGCAAATGGAAGATTGAAACACTTTATTTTCTCTCTGCAGAAAGATGGATCCTGTGCGTCTGTTTGCACCTACACTTTGTCCCCCAGGCAACTAGGAAGTCTCTTCTTGATCACCAACTATCACACAGGATGGGAGTCCACCTCAGGATGGCTCCCCTACCATCTGCCGCCATTTATACACGCACTGCCTTCACGCTCACTCACACGGCTTCACCCTGCTACCAGGAACACCGACGCCTCACTCACCGTGAACCACCCCTACGTCGACGTCTCAATTCACCGCTTGCTTCACCCATGGCCTTGTTTCTTCCCAGCTCACCTCGCCCCGTTCCTGTCCAATATATATATCCTTTTCGCATATCTTTTTCAGGGCCTTTTGCTTGAAGAACACTGCGGCATTTTCCATCACACCTAAGAGCAGCGAACGCACGTCTTGCTTTGCAAGCGAACCACGCTGTGCTTGTCATGCGTCTGCCTTGCCTTGGCTTGTGCTCTAATCAAGCCGGACTCTCCACCCCACGGTTGGTGACGGACGCCGCCCCGCCACCTTACCGCGCCATCTCGCGCGCCCCCCTCAGCTATATCACCTCTTAGCCTCCTCCATGTCCCTTCACCGATACCTCACCCCTGCAccacaccgccaccaccaccactccgAGCGGCGGCGCCATCGCAGCGTCGCGCGCCATGGACACCGGCGAGCCCaaggccaaggccgccaaggcgtGCCGCGCTTGCGGCGACGATGTCGGGACCAGGGAGGATGGAAGCCCCTTCGTGGCGTGCGCCGAGTGCGGGTTCCCGGTGTGCCGGCCGTGCTACGAGTACGAGCGCAGCGACGGCACCCAGTGCTGCCCCCAGTGCAACACCCGCTACAAGCGCCACAAAGGTCAGCACTCAGCAGCAGCACACCCTGCATCCGTCAGTTAATGCCAGAGAGTGCAACATTGCATTAGGAATTTAGGATGCATTTTGACATGGTAATCTGTTTCGTGATCTCGCAGGGTGCCCGAGGGCGGAAGGGGACGAGGAGGACGCCGAGATGGACGACTTCGAAGAGGATTTCCAGGCCAAGAGCCCCAAGAAGCCTCACGAGCCTGTTCCGTTCGACGTCTACTCGGTGAGTGAGATCCAATGATCGATCGACCGATGTCAATGGTTTACCTGTTTCACTTTTTAAGAAAGTGTAATGTGTAACACGAAGCTTGACTTGCAGGAGAATGGCGAGCAGCCGCCGCAGAAGTGGCGCCCCGGTGGCCCGGCGATGTCCTCCTTCGGCGGAAGCGGTTAGTGCAGAACAAGAAACAGAGCAGAGCAGAACACTTCCATTTGTTTTGCAGTGGAAAGTCGAGAGAGTGATCTGGAGTGTATGATCGTTTTGCAGTTGCTGGCAAGGAGCTGGAGACGGAGCGGGAGATGGAGGGGAGCATGGAGTGGAAGGAGAGGATCGACAAGTGGAAGACCAAGCAGGAGAAGAGGGGGAAGCTCAACCGCGACAacagcgacgacgaggaggacgacaagAACGACGACGAGTACATGCTGTAAGCCATTTCTCTTGCCAAAATTCGATTCGATTTGAAATTAGGAAGTACTACTAATTGCGCGcgcaaaaaaatttaaaaaaatttcgTTTGATTGCGCAGCCTGGCTGAGGCGCGTCAGCCGCTGTGGCGCAAGCTGCCGGTGCCGTCGAGCCTGATCAACCCGTACCGCATCGTGATCGTGGTCCGCCTGGTTGTGCTGTGCTTCTTCCTCCGGTTCCGGATCATGACCCCTGCCAACGACGCCATCCCGCTTTGGCTGGTGTCCGTCATCTGCGAGCTGTGGTTCGCGCTGTCCTGGATCCTGGACCAGCTGCCCAAGTGGTCGCCGGTGACCCGCGAGACGTACCTGGACCGCCTGGCGCTCCGGTACGACCGCGAGGGCGAGCCGTCCCGGCTGTCCCCGGTCGACTTCTTCGTCAGCACGGTGGACCCGCTCAAGGAGCcccccatcatcaccgccaacaccGTGCTGTCCATCCTCGCCGTGGACTACCCGGTGGACCGCAACAGCTGCTACGTCTCGGACGACGGCGCGTCGATGCTGTGCTTCGACACCCTCTCCGAGACGGCGGAGTTCGCGCGGCGTTGGGTGCCCTTCTGCAAGAAGTTCTCCATCGAGCCGCGCGCCCCGGAGTTCTACTTCTCGCAGAAGATCGACTACCTCAAGGACAAGGTGCAGCCGACGTTCGTCAAGGAGCGTCGCGCCATGAAGCGTGAGTACGAGGAGTTCAAGGTCCGGATCAACGGGCTGGTGGCCAAGGCGGAGAAGAAGCCCGAGGAAGGGTGGGTGATGCAGGACGGGACGCCGTGGCCCGGGAACAACACGAGAGACCACCCCGGGATGATCCAGGTGTACCTGGGCAGCCAGGGCGCGCTGGACGTGGAGGGCAACGAGCTGCCCCGGCTGGTGTACGTTTCCCGCGAGAAGCGGCCGgggcacaaccaccacaagaagGCCGGCGCCATGAACGCGCTGGTGCGCGTGTCGGCGGTGCTCACCAACGCGCCCTTCATCCTCAACCTCGACTGCGACCACTACGTGAACAACAGCAAGGCCGTGCGCGAGGCCATGTGCTTCCTCATGGACCCGCAGCTGGGGAAGAAGCTCTGCTACGTCCAGTTCCCGCAGCGCTTCGACGGCATCGACCTCCACGATCGTTACGCCAACCGCAACGTCGTCTTCTTCGACGTAAGACACTTTCGATCGGTTCTGATTCCTGAACTGAGATTACCTGAGCTGAGCTGATGTAGACTACCGTTTGCGTTGCAGATCAACATGAAGGGGCTGGACGGGATCCAGGGCCCGGTGTACGTGGGGACGGGGTGCGTGTTCAACAGGCAGGCGCTGTACGGGTACGACCCGCCGCGGGCGGAGAAGAGGCCCAAGATGACGTGCGACTGCTGGCCGTCGTggtgctgctgttgctgctgcttcgGGGGAGGGAAGCACCGCAAGTCCAAGGACAAGaagggcggcgacggcgaggacgagCCGCGGCGTGGCCTGCTCGGCTTCTACAAGAAGAGGGGTAGCAAGAAGGACAAGCTCGGCGGCGGGCCGAAGAAGGGGTCGTACCGGAAGCAGCAGCGCGGGTACGAGCTGGAGGAGATCGAGGAGGGCATCGAGGGGTACGACGACCTGGACCGTTCCTCACTCATGTCGCAGAAGAGCTTCCAGAAGCGGTTCGGCCAGTCGCCGGTGTTCATCGCCTCCACGCTCGTCGAGGACGGTGGATTGCCGCAGGGCGCCGCCGCTGACCCCGCTGGCCTGATCAAGGAGGCCATCCACGTCATCAGCTGTGGCTACGAGGAGAAAACAGAGTGGGGCAAGGAAGTAAGTAATAAAATTTCCTTCATATATttcttcaaaaaataaaatgtgcaCCAGCCGGGAATCGAACCCGGGTCTGTACCGTGGCAGGGTACTATTCTACCACTAGACCACTGGTGCTTACTGATTTTGATGTGGTCTATGATTTATACAGATCGGTTGGATCTACGGGTCGGTGACAGAGGACATCCTGACGGGGTTCAAGATGCACTGCCGTGGGTGGAAGTCCGTGTACTGCACGCCGACGCGCCCCGCGTTCAAGGGATCGGCGCCCATCAACTTGTCCGACAGGCTTCACCAGGTGCTCCGGTGGGCGCTGGGTTCCGTTGAGATCTTCATGAGTCGCCATTGCCCGCTCTGGTACGCCTATGGCGGCCGCCTCAAGTGGCTCGAGCGCTTCGCCTACACCAACACCATCGTCTACCCCTTCACCTCCATTCCGCTCATCGCCTACTGCACCATCCCCGCCGTCTGCCTCCTCACCGGCAAGTTCATCATACCCACGGTAAGTCAAGTCGCATCCTTCGTCCGTAATTTTCCATGGAGCAGAGTACCACTGTACAGATCGAGCGAGCGAGCACTGACCCTGCGCGTGCATACGAACGTGCAGCTGAACAACCTGGCGAGCATCTGGTTCATCGCTCTGTTCCTGTCCATCATCGCGACGGGCGTGCTGGAGCTGCGGTGGAGCGGGGTAAGCATCGAGGACTGGTGGCGCAACGAGCAGTTCTGGGTCATCGGCGGCGTCTCGGCGCACCTCTTCGCCGTCTTCCAGGGCTTCCTCAAGGTGCTGGGCGGCGTGGACACCAACTTCACCGTCACCTCCAAGGGGGCCGCCGACGAGGCCGACGCCTTCGGCGACCTCTACCTCTTCAAGTGGACCACCCTGCTCATCCCGCCCACCACGCTCATCATCATCAACATGGTCGGCATCGTCGCCGGCGTCTCAGACGCCGTCAACAACGGGTACGGCTCCTGGGGCCCACTCTTCGGgaagctcttcttctccttctgggTCATCGTCCACCTCTACCCCTTCCTCAAGGGCCTCATGGGCAGGCAGAACCGCACGCCCACCATCGTCGTGCTCTGGTCCGTCCTCCTcgcctccatcttctccctcGTATGGGTCAGGATCGACCCTTTCATCGCCAAGTCCACGGGACCCATCCTTAAGCCATGCGGAGTACAATGTTGAGCCCGCTTTGTTGCACATATATGTTGCTTGCACTTTTGGGGCGTTTCATATTTGATGACTTGTTTCTTCTCTACAAGTTTTGGAATGAGATAAACTCTTAATTGGGTCGGGGTCAAGTTGTATGAATTGTTCTCGAGATTATATTGGAATTGAGGGACATATTATTTCTGCATTTCtgttgttagagcatctccaatccAACAGACGCGAGCAAATTTTTTTTATAGTGCCGTTTTCCGTGTTTTAGTGCTCGCGGTTGCGTTGGGCTTCACCGGGCGCTGTAAAATGTAGCGCGCAAAACACGTTTTTTCTAGGCGTTGTAAAATGCAGCGCGTGGCATATGAACAAATAAAAATCAACAGCTAGAAAGCGCTATCAAGATCAAACACAATCAAATGTAAATAGTTTATTACAATACTATGAAATAAAAATTTATCGTTAATACAATAAACTGTGAATAAATGAAATATAACAACTCTGCTGG
This Lolium perenne isolate Kyuss_39 chromosome 1, Kyuss_2.0, whole genome shotgun sequence DNA region includes the following protein-coding sequences:
- the LOC127299849 gene encoding eukaryotic translation initiation factor; this encodes MAEVEAVVPVAVAAAETPEVAAESDAGAAEAAAKGPHKLQRQWTFWYDIQTKPKPGAAWGSTLKKGYTFDTVEEFWCLYDQIFKPSKLQGSADFHLFKAGVEPKWEDPECANGGKWTVISSRKPNLDTMWLETCMALIGEQFDESQEICGVVASVRQRQDKLSLWTKTASNEAVQVDIGKKWKDIVDYNDKMTYSFHDDSRSQKPSRGGRYTV
- the LOC127299840 gene encoding cellulose synthase A catalytic subunit 7 [UDP-forming], producing MDTGEPKAKAAKACRACGDDVGTREDGSPFVACAECGFPVCRPCYEYERSDGTQCCPQCNTRYKRHKGCPRAEGDEEDAEMDDFEEDFQAKSPKKPHEPVPFDVYSENGEQPPQKWRPGGPAMSSFGGSVAGKELETEREMEGSMEWKERIDKWKTKQEKRGKLNRDNSDDEEDDKNDDEYMLLAEARQPLWRKLPVPSSLINPYRIVIVVRLVVLCFFLRFRIMTPANDAIPLWLVSVICELWFALSWILDQLPKWSPVTRETYLDRLALRYDREGEPSRLSPVDFFVSTVDPLKEPPIITANTVLSILAVDYPVDRNSCYVSDDGASMLCFDTLSETAEFARRWVPFCKKFSIEPRAPEFYFSQKIDYLKDKVQPTFVKERRAMKREYEEFKVRINGLVAKAEKKPEEGWVMQDGTPWPGNNTRDHPGMIQVYLGSQGALDVEGNELPRLVYVSREKRPGHNHHKKAGAMNALVRVSAVLTNAPFILNLDCDHYVNNSKAVREAMCFLMDPQLGKKLCYVQFPQRFDGIDLHDRYANRNVVFFDINMKGLDGIQGPVYVGTGCVFNRQALYGYDPPRAEKRPKMTCDCWPSWCCCCCCFGGGKHRKSKDKKGGDGEDEPRRGLLGFYKKRGSKKDKLGGGPKKGSYRKQQRGYELEEIEEGIEGYDDLDRSSLMSQKSFQKRFGQSPVFIASTLVEDGGLPQGAAADPAGLIKEAIHVISCGYEEKTEWGKEIGWIYGSVTEDILTGFKMHCRGWKSVYCTPTRPAFKGSAPINLSDRLHQVLRWALGSVEIFMSRHCPLWYAYGGRLKWLERFAYTNTIVYPFTSIPLIAYCTIPAVCLLTGKFIIPTLNNLASIWFIALFLSIIATGVLELRWSGVSIEDWWRNEQFWVIGGVSAHLFAVFQGFLKVLGGVDTNFTVTSKGAADEADAFGDLYLFKWTTLLIPPTTLIIINMVGIVAGVSDAVNNGYGSWGPLFGKLFFSFWVIVHLYPFLKGLMGRQNRTPTIVVLWSVLLASIFSLVWVRIDPFIAKSTGPILKPCGVQC